A single region of the Corallococcus silvisoli genome encodes:
- a CDS encoding Hsp70 family protein yields the protein MQEPVIGIDLGTTNSVVATVEDGRPRLIPSRAGGRLTPSVVGLTRAGDRLVGQPAQVLAEQHPDAVVWATKRFLGRRYTPELVQQAKAVVPYPLVAGPTGDVRVKLSGRVLPTTQVSAFILGELRLDAQAHFGRDVRKCVITVPANFDDNQRQATREAAAIAGLEVVRLVNEPTAAALAYGLSRGFEGSALVFDLGGGTFDVSILDVKAGVFEVKATGGDHALGGEDFDQRIVQWLLAQVEDSFQDAVSKDAQSLRRLKVAAEAAKRELTEAEEATISVAGLGDHSAGGKRFTEINTALTRSFFETLSEPLSRRCLDVCKNVMAEARMDPRSVDVVLLVGGMTRVPMVRRLVADFFGRAPSTDVHPDEAVALGAAVQADELIRQAGQALLLDVASQSLGVGVMGGRVKRLIAKNTGVPVVARDIFFPGTSGQSEARIPVYQGESEFQDENHKLGEVVLKNLHVAARGETPLEVVFELSGEGTLSVKATDLTSGNMELVRLEARATLPQGEAEKLGQEQSHYAQAQGVVDARKAEETFRKLLVRGEKLARLLQKSAKENPSPETESAVGTVQQLLVGGKDALAAGDAAQCALIARQLTKLLSGRAEPRG from the coding sequence ATGCAAGAACCTGTCATCGGCATCGACCTGGGCACCACCAATAGCGTCGTGGCGACCGTGGAAGACGGACGTCCGCGGCTCATCCCCTCGCGCGCGGGTGGGCGCCTCACGCCCTCGGTGGTGGGCCTCACCCGGGCGGGGGACCGCCTGGTGGGGCAGCCGGCCCAGGTCCTGGCGGAGCAGCACCCGGACGCGGTGGTGTGGGCCACCAAGCGCTTCCTGGGGCGTCGCTACACGCCGGAACTGGTGCAGCAGGCGAAGGCGGTGGTGCCGTACCCGCTGGTGGCCGGCCCCACGGGGGACGTGCGCGTGAAGCTGTCCGGGCGGGTGCTGCCCACCACGCAGGTGTCCGCCTTCATCCTGGGTGAACTGCGCCTGGACGCGCAGGCGCACTTCGGGCGCGACGTGCGCAAGTGCGTCATCACCGTCCCGGCGAACTTCGACGACAACCAGCGCCAGGCCACGCGCGAGGCGGCGGCCATCGCGGGGCTGGAGGTGGTGCGGCTGGTCAACGAGCCCACCGCGGCGGCGCTGGCGTACGGCCTGTCCCGGGGCTTCGAGGGCAGCGCGCTGGTGTTCGACCTGGGCGGCGGCACCTTCGACGTGTCCATCCTGGACGTGAAGGCGGGCGTCTTCGAGGTGAAGGCCACGGGCGGCGACCACGCGCTGGGGGGCGAGGACTTCGACCAGCGCATCGTGCAGTGGCTGCTGGCGCAGGTGGAGGACTCCTTCCAGGACGCGGTCTCCAAGGACGCGCAGTCGCTGCGGCGGCTGAAGGTCGCGGCGGAGGCGGCCAAGCGCGAGCTCACCGAGGCGGAGGAGGCCACCATCTCCGTCGCCGGCCTGGGCGACCACTCGGCGGGCGGCAAGCGCTTCACCGAAATCAACACCGCCCTCACGCGCAGCTTCTTCGAGACGCTGTCGGAGCCGCTGTCGCGGCGCTGCCTGGACGTCTGCAAGAACGTGATGGCCGAGGCGCGGATGGATCCGCGCTCCGTGGACGTGGTGCTGCTGGTGGGCGGGATGACCCGCGTCCCCATGGTGCGCCGGCTGGTGGCGGACTTCTTCGGCCGCGCGCCCTCCACGGACGTGCACCCGGACGAGGCGGTGGCGCTGGGCGCCGCGGTGCAGGCGGACGAGCTCATCCGGCAGGCGGGGCAGGCGCTGCTCCTGGACGTGGCCAGCCAGAGCCTGGGCGTGGGCGTGATGGGGGGCCGGGTGAAGCGGCTCATCGCCAAGAACACGGGCGTGCCGGTGGTGGCGCGCGACATCTTCTTCCCGGGCACCTCCGGCCAGTCCGAGGCGCGCATCCCCGTGTACCAGGGGGAGAGCGAGTTCCAGGACGAGAACCACAAGCTGGGCGAGGTGGTCCTCAAGAACCTGCACGTCGCCGCGCGCGGGGAGACGCCCCTGGAGGTCGTCTTCGAGCTGTCCGGCGAAGGCACCCTCTCCGTGAAGGCCACCGACCTGACCTCCGGCAACATGGAGCTGGTGCGCCTGGAGGCCCGCGCCACCCTCCCGCAGGGCGAGGCGGAGAAGCTGGGCCAGGAGCAATCCCACTACGCCCAGGCCCAGGGCGTGGTGGACGCGCGCAAGGCGGAGGAGACCTTCCGCAAGCTCCTGGTGCGCGGAGAGAAGCTCGCCCGCCTGCTCCAGAAGAGCGCGAAGGAGAACCCCAGCCCGGAGACCGAGTCGGCCGTGGGCACCGTGCAGCAGCTGCTGGTGGGAGGCAAGGACGCGCTCGCGGCGGGAGACGCCGCCCAGTGCGCCCTCATTGCCCGCCAGCTCACGAAACTGCTGTCCGGACGCGCCGAACCGCGCGGCTGA
- a CDS encoding TIGR02266 family protein: MTNPGNSLRPRDLVFVVDDSRTARDVMRLHLSRMGCDVVGLEGADACLGELGKRVPALILMDLHLEKLQGDEACRAVKAHAAGRNVPVVMFTAADEPHEVMHCGRAGADDFLPKPVSQDALAAKVAAVRLSRERAWTGPPRGKGVLLVEGGRFLHTFLGGALEHEGLHVLYAKDLDDAGAQAVAHGDKLDGFVVDVSRLPREALSLAERLREQFPRKPLVLMSRVEEAPDVLARARELSGAPLLQKRQLGADELLGQVMARLSPGTVPLRAAERVPFFTVVEFSAQGGPALSGFSHDASPQGLFVRTLTPAREGSRLSLRLVMAGHRTPCEAQAVVAWCNPPGLGSAFRSQTGMGLRLEGMDAQLQQRFVRFVPQTLGFPAAGPARASGF, translated from the coding sequence ATGACGAACCCCGGTAATTCTCTCCGCCCGAGAGATCTGGTCTTCGTGGTGGACGACTCGCGGACGGCGCGGGACGTGATGCGGCTGCACCTGTCGCGCATGGGCTGCGACGTCGTGGGGTTGGAGGGGGCGGATGCGTGCCTGGGGGAGCTGGGGAAGCGGGTGCCCGCGCTCATCCTGATGGACCTGCACCTGGAGAAGCTCCAGGGGGACGAGGCGTGCCGGGCGGTGAAGGCGCACGCGGCCGGGCGCAACGTGCCGGTGGTGATGTTCACCGCGGCGGACGAACCGCATGAGGTGATGCACTGTGGCCGTGCGGGCGCGGACGACTTCCTGCCCAAGCCGGTGAGCCAGGACGCGCTGGCGGCGAAGGTGGCGGCGGTGCGGCTGTCGCGCGAGCGCGCCTGGACGGGCCCGCCGCGGGGCAAGGGCGTGCTGCTGGTGGAGGGCGGCCGGTTCTTGCACACCTTCCTGGGCGGCGCGTTGGAGCACGAGGGGCTGCACGTGCTCTACGCCAAGGACCTGGACGACGCGGGCGCGCAGGCGGTGGCCCACGGCGACAAGCTGGATGGCTTCGTGGTGGACGTGTCGCGGCTGCCGCGCGAGGCCCTGTCCCTGGCCGAGCGCCTGCGGGAGCAGTTCCCGCGCAAGCCGCTGGTCCTGATGTCGCGGGTGGAGGAGGCGCCGGACGTGCTGGCGCGGGCGCGGGAGCTGAGCGGCGCGCCGCTCCTCCAGAAGCGGCAGCTGGGCGCGGACGAGCTGCTGGGGCAGGTGATGGCGCGCCTGTCGCCGGGCACCGTGCCCCTGCGGGCCGCGGAGCGGGTGCCCTTCTTCACCGTGGTGGAGTTCTCCGCGCAGGGCGGGCCCGCGCTCAGCGGCTTCAGCCATGACGCCAGCCCCCAGGGCCTCTTCGTGCGCACGTTGACGCCCGCGCGCGAGGGTTCGCGGCTGTCGCTGCGGCTGGTGATGGCCGGCCATCGCACGCCCTGCGAGGCGCAGGCGGTGGTGGCGTGGTGCAACCCGCCCGGGCTGGGCAGCGCCTTCCGCTCGCAGACGGGCATGGGCCTCCGGCTGGAGGGCATGGACGCACAGCTTCAGCAGCGCTTCGTGCGCTTCGTGCCGCAGACCCTCGGTTTTCCCGCCGCGGGCCCGGCGCGCGCCTCAGGTTTCTGA
- a CDS encoding beta-propeller domain-containing protein — protein sequence MRWSHFGSVGLTLLAVGCSGGDGTPDGLGNEPVQQSLKLESFNDCAKLEQYIEDTASKQMRASLEQQKPGYWERFGRNRGVDFGGPPPMSADGPETAGGSTTNSGPKDSTGTNNQVEGVHESDFVQNDGTRIFVLSGNRLYAHRSWPAEQLTLAASLEIEGWPREMLLDEHDRLVIVSQVALGLPGIPAKGSAGGTMVPMPDIACTAFGCGFYNADSTKVTTVDVSDVAHPTVVDQLYMPGVFTQARRVDSSVRLVLSDAFRWPEGVKFWVDYSEDLYKDTKKLEKAIDALIASNEQRIRASTLAQWLPEGKHVDAAGVTTAVPVSCGDFYRSNAPSALGFVTVASLDLDARAAAPGRTSLVAEPGTVYASKDSLYLAHSHYWWWPVPGQKDFTYLHKFDIRQPGRAVYVGSGTVEGTPVNQFALDEYEGVLRLATTVTTRVPEPEHEDWWWGRTTTTSRVTTLGVRNGHLAELGRSENLADGERIFSARFVGPRGYVVTFLQIDPLFTFDLSDPAHPRKVGELKVPGFSTYMHPVGDHHLLTMGVHRDADGGCCGTSALKLSLFDVSDLANPKETATQLVGTAYGWSEAVYEHKAFNYFAAKGLVAIPFTDYTPYYGSYEDYWRNFRTELRVFRVDLEAGISPVGAVSMADMYKRSGMPTWSWYYAPDVRRSVMADDYVYAISDSGVRVAKVDSLQTPLVTVPFLPATP from the coding sequence ATGCGCTGGAGTCATTTCGGAAGCGTGGGGCTCACGCTCCTGGCGGTGGGATGCAGTGGCGGGGACGGCACCCCGGACGGGCTGGGCAACGAGCCCGTGCAGCAATCGCTGAAGCTGGAGAGCTTCAACGACTGCGCGAAGCTGGAGCAGTACATCGAGGACACCGCGTCCAAGCAGATGCGCGCGAGCCTGGAGCAGCAGAAGCCTGGCTATTGGGAGCGCTTCGGCCGCAACCGGGGCGTGGACTTCGGCGGCCCGCCGCCCATGTCGGCGGACGGCCCCGAGACGGCGGGCGGCTCCACGACCAACTCGGGCCCGAAGGACTCCACCGGCACCAACAACCAGGTGGAGGGCGTGCACGAGTCGGACTTCGTGCAGAACGACGGCACGCGCATCTTCGTGCTGTCGGGCAACCGGCTGTACGCGCACCGCTCATGGCCCGCGGAGCAGCTGACGCTGGCGGCGTCGCTGGAGATTGAAGGCTGGCCCCGGGAGATGCTGCTGGACGAGCACGACCGGCTGGTCATCGTCTCGCAGGTGGCCCTGGGACTGCCGGGCATCCCGGCCAAGGGCTCCGCTGGCGGGACCATGGTGCCAATGCCAGACATCGCCTGCACCGCCTTCGGCTGTGGCTTCTACAACGCCGACAGCACCAAGGTGACGACGGTGGACGTGTCGGACGTGGCCCACCCCACGGTGGTGGATCAGCTCTACATGCCCGGCGTCTTCACGCAGGCGCGCCGCGTGGACAGCTCCGTGCGGCTGGTGCTGTCGGATGCGTTCCGCTGGCCGGAGGGCGTGAAGTTCTGGGTGGACTATTCGGAGGACCTCTACAAGGACACGAAGAAGCTGGAGAAGGCCATCGACGCCCTCATCGCCAGCAACGAGCAGCGGATCCGCGCGAGCACGCTGGCGCAGTGGCTGCCCGAGGGCAAGCACGTGGACGCGGCGGGCGTGACGACGGCGGTGCCGGTGTCCTGCGGTGACTTCTACCGGAGCAACGCCCCGTCCGCGCTGGGCTTCGTGACGGTGGCGTCCCTGGACCTGGATGCCCGGGCGGCGGCGCCGGGGCGCACCAGCCTGGTGGCGGAGCCGGGCACGGTGTACGCGTCGAAGGACTCGCTCTACCTGGCGCACTCGCATTACTGGTGGTGGCCGGTGCCGGGGCAGAAGGACTTCACCTACCTGCACAAGTTCGACATCCGCCAGCCGGGCCGCGCGGTGTACGTGGGCTCCGGTACGGTGGAGGGCACCCCCGTCAACCAGTTCGCCCTGGACGAGTACGAGGGCGTGCTGCGCCTGGCCACCACGGTGACCACCCGCGTGCCGGAGCCGGAGCACGAGGACTGGTGGTGGGGCCGCACCACCACGACCAGCCGCGTGACGACGCTGGGCGTGCGGAACGGGCACCTGGCGGAGCTGGGCCGCAGTGAGAACTTGGCCGACGGCGAGCGCATCTTCAGCGCGCGCTTCGTGGGCCCGCGTGGCTACGTGGTCACGTTCCTCCAGATTGATCCGCTCTTCACCTTCGACCTGAGCGACCCGGCGCACCCGCGCAAGGTGGGCGAACTGAAGGTGCCCGGCTTCTCCACGTACATGCACCCGGTGGGCGACCACCACCTGCTGACCATGGGCGTCCACCGGGACGCGGATGGCGGCTGCTGCGGGACGAGCGCGCTGAAGCTGTCGCTCTTCGACGTCAGCGACCTGGCGAACCCGAAGGAGACCGCCACGCAGCTGGTGGGCACCGCCTACGGCTGGAGCGAGGCCGTCTACGAGCACAAGGCCTTCAACTACTTCGCGGCCAAGGGGCTGGTGGCCATCCCCTTCACGGACTACACGCCGTATTACGGCTCCTATGAGGACTACTGGAGGAACTTCCGCACGGAGCTGCGCGTGTTCCGCGTGGACCTGGAGGCGGGCATCTCCCCGGTGGGCGCGGTGTCCATGGCGGACATGTACAAGCGTTCGGGGATGCCGACGTGGAGCTGGTACTACGCGCCGGACGTGCGCCGCAGCGTGATGGCGGATGATTACGTCTACGCCATCAGCGACTCGGGCGTGCGCGTGGCCAAGGTGGACAGCCTCCAGACGCCGCTGGTCACCGTGCCGTTCCTCCCCGCCACCCCCTGA
- a CDS encoding MATE family efflux transporter, giving the protein MPPEAAEPSLSSPPSGGKRGELRALLALAVPLCIAQAGQSLMSVTDTFIVGRAGTSALAAVGLSHALFFAVSSFGMGLMMGVDPLVSQAIGAGSPRRARDVLWQGVWLSALVGVVLWAVLITVPSGLPWVGVAEEQIVQVRAFLHFRAPSLPLMLIFLTARAYLQAIGMPRPLVVSAALANVVNVMLVPLFVFGGASLPEWAGPLTRVPAMGAAGAALSTLLCTALEVLIVALAVRGIPVPGTSSLKPVLADQLRAFRVGLPIGLHIGAEVGVFALAGVLAARLGPVSVSAHQIALSFASLTFTMALGIGNAGSVRVGWAVGAHDTPQARRSGLMAFATGAVVMSMGGLVFALFPHGLAKLAGAPPEVLPLLLPLLMVSAIFQVFDGVQGVGAGVLRGAGQTRFTFVANIVGHYAVGLPLTLLLGFHLGMGVLGIWWGLCAGLITVAGAVLWRFLRVSAGTLRPLEG; this is encoded by the coding sequence ATGCCGCCCGAAGCCGCCGAGCCTTCCCTGTCGTCCCCCCCGTCCGGTGGCAAGCGGGGGGAGCTCCGCGCCCTGCTCGCGCTGGCGGTGCCCCTGTGCATCGCGCAGGCGGGCCAGTCGCTGATGAGCGTGACGGACACCTTCATCGTCGGACGGGCCGGCACGTCGGCCCTGGCGGCGGTGGGCCTCAGCCACGCCCTGTTCTTCGCCGTCAGCAGCTTCGGCATGGGGCTGATGATGGGCGTGGATCCGCTGGTGTCCCAGGCCATTGGCGCGGGCAGTCCGCGCCGCGCGCGCGACGTGCTCTGGCAGGGGGTGTGGCTGTCCGCGCTGGTGGGAGTGGTGCTGTGGGCGGTGCTCATCACGGTGCCTTCGGGCCTGCCGTGGGTGGGCGTGGCGGAGGAGCAGATCGTCCAGGTGCGCGCCTTCCTGCACTTCCGGGCGCCCAGCCTGCCGCTGATGCTCATCTTCCTCACGGCGCGCGCGTACCTCCAGGCCATCGGGATGCCCCGGCCGCTGGTGGTGTCCGCGGCGCTGGCCAACGTGGTCAACGTGATGCTGGTGCCGCTGTTCGTCTTCGGCGGCGCGTCCCTGCCGGAGTGGGCGGGGCCGCTCACGCGCGTGCCGGCGATGGGCGCGGCGGGCGCGGCGCTGTCCACGCTGTTGTGTACGGCGCTGGAGGTGCTCATCGTGGCGCTGGCGGTGCGAGGGATTCCCGTCCCCGGCACGTCGTCGCTCAAGCCGGTGCTGGCGGATCAGCTGCGGGCGTTCCGGGTGGGGCTGCCCATTGGCCTGCACATCGGGGCGGAGGTGGGCGTCTTCGCGCTCGCGGGCGTGCTGGCCGCGCGGCTGGGGCCGGTGAGCGTGAGCGCGCATCAAATCGCCCTCTCCTTCGCCAGCCTCACGTTCACGATGGCGCTGGGCATTGGCAACGCGGGCAGCGTGCGGGTGGGCTGGGCGGTGGGCGCGCACGACACGCCGCAGGCCCGCCGCAGCGGGCTGATGGCCTTCGCCACCGGCGCGGTGGTCATGTCGATGGGGGGGCTGGTGTTCGCGCTCTTCCCCCACGGCCTGGCGAAGCTGGCGGGCGCGCCGCCGGAGGTGCTGCCCCTGCTGCTGCCGCTCTTGATGGTCAGCGCCATCTTCCAGGTGTTCGACGGCGTGCAGGGCGTGGGCGCGGGCGTGCTGCGCGGCGCCGGGCAGACGCGCTTCACCTTCGTGGCCAACATCGTGGGCCACTACGCCGTGGGCCTGCCCCTGACCCTGCTCCTGGGCTTCCACCTGGGCATGGGCGTGCTGGGCATCTGGTGGGGCCTGTGCGCGGGCCTCATCACCGTGGCCGGGGCCGTGCTGTGGCGCTTCCTGCGCGTCAGCGCGGGCACCCTGCGGCCCCTGGAGGGCTGA
- a CDS encoding LysM peptidoglycan-binding domain-containing protein, producing the protein MSNYRIRPGDTLSALAQRFGTSVSKLARDNNIANPNLIYSGRTLRIGHSGRDSFDAGGGRQGLRGGGHSGGGRSGGVGGGADVGGPTGAGPSNASAAMRRLAQAGRAAAMGMGGYNSQGLCATGVSRALRNALGISVSGNGNQIDNNLPRDKFKQVNMSLEEALKIPGLVLTWERTSSAAGSIYGHTAITTGDGHSSASDFIERNTTNNGRTGFKVFMPTV; encoded by the coding sequence ATGTCCAACTACCGCATCCGCCCTGGCGACACCCTTTCTGCCCTTGCCCAGCGTTTCGGCACCAGCGTCTCCAAGCTGGCGCGCGACAACAACATCGCCAACCCGAACCTCATCTACTCGGGCCGCACGCTGCGCATCGGCCACTCCGGTCGTGACAGCTTCGATGCGGGTGGGGGGCGTCAGGGGCTGCGCGGCGGCGGGCACTCGGGCGGCGGGCGCTCGGGGGGCGTGGGCGGCGGCGCGGACGTGGGCGGCCCGACGGGCGCTGGCCCCAGCAACGCGTCCGCGGCGATGCGCCGGCTGGCGCAGGCGGGCCGCGCGGCGGCGATGGGCATGGGCGGCTACAACAGCCAGGGCCTGTGCGCCACGGGCGTGAGCCGGGCCCTCCGCAACGCCCTGGGCATCAGCGTGTCGGGCAACGGCAACCAGATCGACAACAACCTGCCGCGCGACAAGTTCAAGCAGGTCAACATGTCCCTGGAAGAGGCGCTGAAGATTCCGGGCCTCGTCCTCACGTGGGAGCGGACCTCGTCGGCCGCGGGCAGCATCTACGGCCACACGGCCATCACCACCGGCGACGGCCACTCGTCCGCGAGCGACTTCATCGAGCGCAACACGACGAACAACGGCCGCACGGGCTTCAAGGTCTTCATGCCCACGGTGTAG
- a CDS encoding esterase family protein produces the protein MNREYHRWHSPRLSRDMEVLLYGHSGEPVILVPTSKGRFYQAEDFGLIGAIADGISAGRYVVVCVDSVDEESWYNKDVAPAVRVARHAQWEDYVVQEVVPLVRGRASGGRLTLAGCSLGGFHTYNVGLRHPEVFQRLISLGGKFETDDFLDGHHDEQVYFHTAPQWLPGLHEPARLGALRRVEMTLAVGEHDFCRPSNENLSKVLWQKDIRNDLSIWHGGTHDWPVWRQMIRQYLPA, from the coding sequence ATGAACCGCGAATACCACCGCTGGCACAGCCCGCGGCTGAGCCGGGACATGGAAGTGCTGCTGTACGGGCACTCGGGTGAGCCCGTCATCCTGGTGCCCACCAGCAAGGGCCGCTTCTATCAGGCCGAGGACTTCGGCCTCATTGGCGCCATCGCGGATGGCATCTCCGCGGGCCGCTACGTCGTGGTGTGCGTGGACTCCGTGGACGAGGAGTCCTGGTACAACAAGGACGTCGCCCCGGCCGTGCGCGTGGCCCGCCATGCCCAGTGGGAGGACTACGTGGTGCAAGAGGTGGTGCCGCTCGTGCGAGGCCGCGCCAGCGGCGGGCGGCTCACGCTCGCCGGGTGCAGCCTGGGCGGCTTCCACACGTACAACGTGGGCCTGCGCCACCCGGAAGTCTTCCAGCGCCTCATCTCCCTGGGCGGCAAGTTCGAGACGGACGACTTCCTCGACGGCCACCACGACGAACAGGTGTACTTCCACACCGCGCCGCAGTGGCTGCCCGGCCTCCACGAACCCGCGCGCCTGGGCGCCCTGCGCCGCGTGGAGATGACCCTGGCCGTGGGCGAGCACGACTTCTGCCGCCCCTCCAACGAGAACCTCTCCAAGGTGCTCTGGCAGAAGGACATCCGCAACGACCTGTCCATCTGGCACGGCGGCACCCACGACTGGCCCGTGTGGCGGCAGATGATCCGCCAGTACCTGCCGGCCTGA
- a CDS encoding YqiA/YcfP family alpha/beta fold hydrolase produces MNAPPPTSAPRWLYLHGFASGPASAKGVWLDAHWAKQGIPLQRLNLRVPSLEHLGLHAMLDTVRDALGGPQDRAVLIGSSLGGLVAARTAEQDARVGALVLLAPAFRFVEQLQRRMGPTAWADWKRTGFLETDDHAEKRRARVHHGIVEEAQAMDAKRGVWPDVRVPTLIVHGRKDDTCDVRYSREWAQGKRHVRLVEVDDGHELTASLERIAQEADAFLTPWRGGADPRQVFTAD; encoded by the coding sequence ATGAACGCGCCGCCCCCGACCTCCGCTCCCCGCTGGCTGTACCTGCATGGCTTCGCCTCCGGCCCCGCCTCCGCCAAGGGCGTCTGGCTGGACGCGCACTGGGCCAAGCAAGGCATCCCCCTCCAGCGGCTGAACCTGCGAGTGCCGTCCCTGGAGCACCTGGGCCTGCACGCGATGCTGGACACCGTGCGGGATGCGCTGGGCGGCCCCCAGGACCGCGCCGTGCTCATCGGCTCCAGCCTGGGCGGGCTCGTCGCCGCGCGCACCGCGGAGCAGGACGCGCGCGTGGGGGCGCTGGTGCTGCTGGCCCCCGCCTTCCGCTTCGTGGAGCAGCTCCAGCGCCGCATGGGCCCCACCGCCTGGGCGGACTGGAAGCGCACGGGCTTCCTGGAGACGGACGACCACGCGGAGAAGCGCCGCGCGCGCGTGCACCACGGCATCGTGGAGGAGGCCCAGGCCATGGACGCGAAGCGCGGCGTCTGGCCCGACGTGCGCGTGCCCACCCTCATCGTCCATGGTCGCAAGGACGACACCTGCGACGTGCGCTACTCGCGCGAATGGGCCCAAGGCAAACGCCACGTGCGGCTGGTGGAGGTGGACGACGGCCATGAGCTGACCGCCTCGCTGGAGCGCATCGCGCAGGAGGCGGATGCCTTCCTCACCCCATGGCGGGGTGGAGCGGACCCCCGTCAGGTGTTCACTGCCGACTGA
- a CDS encoding AAA family ATPase, with protein sequence MSVTFEVAAATVRDALTDAGRGLVEREAMVELVALSAVAGEHLLVVGPPGTAKSEAVRRTARGLGGSYFEYLLGRFTEPSEIFGPVDLRRLREGVVETETAGMLPEAEVAFLDEVFLGSTAILNTLLGLLNERTFRRGHTRMQCPLRVCVGASNALPEDDALAAFADRFLARIFVEPVPDPRLEELLAGGASLWTDAVPRVASLEALDVLANAARGAALEPVRPHLAQALRALRSAGIGLSDRRAVKVQRLVAAAAVLAGRTTPGVADLWPLVYAVPTKEAQALARDVLRDVLAGSENAALPAAALEASAGPLARAQRIAQAGQALLDSRPQDADEDAVAAWRLKLEGVAREMDAGFAPEALPEALRALRGEVAALLSGAGMRAA encoded by the coding sequence ATGTCCGTTACTTTCGAAGTCGCGGCGGCCACGGTCCGCGACGCCCTCACCGACGCGGGGCGGGGGCTGGTGGAGCGCGAGGCGATGGTGGAGCTGGTGGCGCTGTCGGCGGTGGCGGGCGAACACCTGCTCGTCGTCGGGCCGCCGGGCACCGCGAAGAGCGAGGCGGTGCGCAGGACGGCGCGCGGCCTGGGCGGCTCCTACTTCGAATACCTGCTGGGGCGCTTCACGGAGCCGTCCGAAATCTTCGGGCCGGTGGACCTGCGCAGGCTGCGCGAGGGCGTGGTGGAGACGGAGACGGCGGGCATGCTCCCGGAGGCGGAGGTGGCCTTCCTGGACGAAGTGTTCCTGGGCTCCACCGCCATCCTCAACACGCTGCTGGGGCTGCTCAACGAGCGCACCTTCCGGCGCGGGCACACGCGCATGCAGTGCCCGCTGCGGGTGTGCGTGGGCGCGTCCAACGCGCTGCCGGAGGACGACGCGCTGGCCGCGTTCGCGGACCGCTTCCTCGCGCGCATCTTCGTGGAGCCGGTCCCGGATCCCCGGCTGGAGGAGCTGCTCGCGGGAGGGGCGTCGCTGTGGACGGACGCGGTGCCGCGCGTGGCGTCGCTGGAGGCGCTGGACGTGCTGGCGAACGCCGCTCGGGGCGCGGCCCTGGAGCCGGTGCGGCCACACCTGGCGCAGGCCCTGCGGGCGCTGCGGTCCGCGGGCATTGGCCTGTCGGACCGGCGCGCGGTGAAGGTGCAGCGGTTGGTGGCGGCGGCGGCGGTGCTGGCGGGGCGGACGACGCCGGGCGTCGCGGACCTGTGGCCGCTCGTCTACGCGGTGCCCACGAAGGAAGCGCAGGCGCTGGCGCGGGACGTGCTGCGAGACGTGCTCGCCGGGTCGGAGAACGCGGCGCTGCCGGCCGCGGCGCTGGAGGCGAGCGCGGGGCCGCTCGCGCGGGCTCAGCGCATCGCGCAGGCGGGGCAGGCGTTGCTGGATTCGCGGCCTCAGGACGCGGATGAGGACGCGGTGGCCGCATGGCGGCTCAAGCTGGAGGGCGTGGCGCGCGAGATGGACGCGGGCTTCGCGCCGGAAGCGCTGCCGGAGGCCCTGCGCGCGCTGCGTGGTGAGGTGGCCGCGTTGCTGAGTGGCGCGGGGATGCGCGCGGCTTGA
- a CDS encoding bpX5 domain-containing protein, producing MRPALEPVVADRPVRWRPRVLPLEPVAVAGVGPVARALGQRASRAEAATLAAWSGVSGPGVLVLLGASASLPWVDGSVYLGRDPLAPALLLPCALEPDVAVSLLERALLAGQGDAPLAVLPASGLLIPVGVAQPVVRASLAGWLASWDGGESAP from the coding sequence ATGAGGCCCGCACTGGAGCCTGTCGTCGCGGATCGGCCCGTGCGCTGGCGCCCTCGTGTGCTGCCCCTGGAGCCTGTCGCCGTGGCCGGTGTGGGCCCGGTGGCGCGTGCGTTGGGACAGCGTGCTTCGCGCGCGGAGGCCGCCACGCTGGCGGCGTGGAGCGGCGTCTCGGGGCCGGGCGTGCTCGTGCTCCTGGGGGCCTCCGCGTCGCTGCCCTGGGTCGATGGCTCGGTGTACCTGGGACGGGATCCGTTGGCCCCCGCGCTCCTGTTGCCTTGCGCGCTGGAGCCGGACGTGGCGGTGTCGCTGTTGGAGCGCGCGTTGCTCGCGGGGCAGGGGGATGCGCCGCTCGCGGTGCTGCCTGCGTCCGGCCTGCTCATCCCCGTGGGTGTGGCTCAGCCCGTCGTGCGGGCCTCGCTGGCGGGCTGGTTGGCCTCGTGGGATGGCGGGGAGTCCGCGCCGTGA